The following proteins come from a genomic window of Campylobacter concisus:
- a CDS encoding SixA phosphatase family protein: MSKIYFIRHSKAVDENKDGAKDALRELSQKGKEDAKFMANRLKMYDVMPGAIFSSSAKRCEQTAKIIAKTLKFKEEIDLIDELYNISFEDLLKFVKNIDESLDEIFIITHNPSITEICEYLSDSSIDNIPTSGIFCVEFGCKFSELKEGSAKALFFDHPKKHQR, from the coding sequence GTGAGTAAAATTTATTTCATAAGACATTCAAAAGCGGTTGATGAGAATAAGGATGGAGCTAAAGATGCCTTAAGAGAGCTTAGTCAAAAAGGCAAAGAAGACGCTAAATTTATGGCAAATAGGCTAAAAATGTATGATGTGATGCCAGGGGCTATATTTTCTAGTAGTGCCAAAAGATGCGAACAAACAGCAAAGATTATCGCCAAAACTTTAAAATTTAAAGAAGAGATCGATCTTATAGATGAGCTTTATAATATAAGCTTTGAAGATCTTTTAAAATTTGTCAAAAATATAGATGAGAGTTTGGATGAGATTTTTATCATTACACATAACCCGAGCATTACCGAAATTTGCGAGTATTTAAGCGATTCATCAATAGACAATATCCCAACTTCTGGAATATTTTGCGTTGAGTTTGGATGTAAATTTAGTGAGTTAAAAGAGGGTAGTGCAAAAGCGTTATTTTTTGACCACCCCAAAAAACATCAAAGATAA